CTTGCCGAGGAGGCTAAAGAATCTCGCCCCATGGAAAGCGAGCACCCTGTAGTGGAAATCAACATCACTCTACTCCTTTTACGAAAATTTGATAATTAATTGACAAGGTAGTTTTTCAACAGCATGAGAAAAAGCATTTCTCATACTAAGAAATGCTTTTTCTTTAATAATGTTAAATGTATTTTATTTATTTGCAGCGTTTATTACAGCAAGAGAATGATTAATTGCCGATTTACATTTATTCGCATCTGGAGTTGAAGTACGAGCTGCTGCTAATACAACGTCAATCGTACCATCAATTTTAGTCCATGAAGTACTATCTATCTTTCTAAGTTTAGCCTCTGAAGTATCCCATTGATGTTCCAAACTGTCAGCATCTTTTTTAGCTAAATTAAAGTTCTTTGAGTTCACATCTGACAACATTTTATTTTCTATTGTTGCAAATTCTGTTAATTGACCAGATAATGTTGTTTCAGTCGATGCTACATTTGATGATAATTTAATATAACCGCCAATACCAACTGCTAAGAAAATACACAGTGCTAAAATAGTTTGTGTCATTATATTATTCTTACTTCTATTTTCATCTATTCTTTCAATATATAATGAAATATCTATTTTCGTAACAGCAAGGAAAACAATGATTGCTAAAATTGCGACTAGAAAAATGATACTTGTACTTGTTGTTCCTAAACCTAAACCACCATTCACTTTTGGTTGTGATAAATAATCTCCTAGTGATGCCCCAAGTGGACGTGTAAGAATGTACGCAATCCAGAACCCTAACATTCCATCTAGTTTTAATAACTTCCACGCTAAAAATACACAAAGTATAATCACAATAACTGTTACACCCGTTTTAAAATACCCTAATCCAAGTTGTTCAGAATATAAATCCCCAACAGCAGTACCTAATGCAAAAGTGAAAAGAATCGCTAACCAATAGAATAGTTCTCTTTTTCTTGTGAAAATTGAATGAATAGAAAGTGTTTTTTCACTAAGAAACCAAAAAAGAAACGTTAATGCTAGAAGCGCTGAGAAAACGATCGTACTGGTTTCAAGAGGTACGCCCATAGCGTCAGTCAAATTATCAGTTACCAATGTTCCGAATACACTTATTAGAACAACAGTGATCCAATAAATACTTGGAACATATTTCTTTGCCTTGAATTGAAAAAATAAAGAGATAAAAAATGCAACACCCATAAGGACCGTTGTAAGTCCTAAACCCAAACCAACGTTAAAATTCAAGAAATCAGCAAATGTTTCACCAACAGTTGTACATAACACTTTAATAATCCAAAAATAGATTGTAACTTCCGGTACTTTGTTAAGCAGATTATTTATTGTCTTTTGTTTTGTCTCCATAATTAAATTCCTTTCATTGTTATTGAAGTACATTTGTATATTCACACATAATAATGAAAGGAAAATGAAAAACAGGAGAATTGGACAATTTATTTTTATAGATTGATACTTACTTAGATTATTAATTGTGGATTATTTAATAAAAAATACAAAAAAACAATAAAGGAGTAGGTCAAATTCATACTCTTTTTTAATTGACAGATTAGTTGAGGAAGAAAAGTTTTTAATCCTTTTTTACACATAAAAAAGGACAATTTTTGAGAAAATAAACATAAAAACTACTCAAAATAGTGAATAGAAGAATGTACTTAAGTAAGGGTGAGATTAACTCAATTTTAAAAATTGAGTAATAATGAGCTTTTTTTATTTTTAAAAAAAATGAGGTTTTTAAATATGAATTTTGAACAAATGGAGCATATTGTCACTGTCGCAAATGAAAAGTCGATTACAAAAGCTTCAGAAAAGCTCGACATATCTACTTCAGGATTAAGTCAATCTATTTCTCAGCTAGAAAATGAACTAGGAATTAAAATTTTTAATCGAACAAAAAGAAGTATTACTCCTACTATTGATGGTAAAATAGTTGTTTCAACAGCAACTTCTATCATAAAATTAATAAATAAAATGAATAATGAGATTAACAAAAATAAGAATGAAAAGCATTTAAAAATTGCTACAACTGTTGGATTAAATTATCACCTTCAGGACACAGTCTTGAAATATAAATTAGCGCATAATGATATTACTTTTGAATTAGCAGAGGTAGATAGCGAAGATATTGTAGAAGTTATTATAAAAGAAGAATATGACTTTGCAATTACTCCAGATCCTTTAAAAAGATTAAAAAAGTTAAAGAATATATCTAATATACAAATTTGTAAGAGTCATTTTTGCCTTGGAGCTGGAAGAAGTTCACCACTGTATTCATTGGAATACATAACTCCAAATGATCTAAAGGGTGTAAAACTTTTAACTTATAGACGCTCACATTTAAATTTATTATGCAAATTGTTTAACTTATCTCCAAATCAAGTGTTCTTAAATTCAAATAGATCAAGATCAATTATAGAAATAGCAAAAGAAAGTGATGCAATTTTTATTGCACCAAAAATTTTCTTTGTAAATAATGATTTAGTAATTAATGGAGATGTAAAAATGATTCCAGTTAAAGAAAATAATCAATTTTTCGAGATTGATTATTGGCTTATTTATTCTGAAGCAAAAGGTTTGTCTAATTTAGCTTCAGATTTTATTAAAGATTTTTTAGAGTATATAGATGAATTTTGTAAGTAGGAAACTAAGTGTAAAATTGTTCAAGGGAGTTATGTAACTAAACCAGCTAATAGTTTGTCAATAATAGAGGTTTGTTCAGATTTTAAGCTAGATCTTGGATGGTTGTTTTGCTTTTTAACAGGGCATAAATCCAATGTAATAGTTTGTTTACACAAGCAATAACTGTTACTCTAAATGGTTTTCCTTCTTCGCGATTTTCTTTTTATCATAAAATTGTCGCATTCGTTTATTTCGGGGCATAATTTCGTCTGTTATCTTATTCTTACGATTATCACGAATTGCACACCGAACTGCCATGAATAAAGCATGTCTCAATTATCTAGAACCGCGTTTTGTAATTCGGTTTCTACTGGCTCTGAATTTACCGGATTCAAAGACACTCGGATCAACTCCAGTGAAAGCCACAAGTTTTTTAGGATTATCAAACCAATCAATTTCACTAATGTAAGAAATAATCGTTGTCGCGATTTTTTTTTCGATACCAGGAATTGATTGGATGATAGTATATTCTTCAATTTCTTTTACGAGGACATCTATCTCTGCTTTTAAATTGGATAGATGTTCTTTGTATTGAAGAACCATTTTGATATGTATTTCAAGCGATATCCGCCAAAAACACTTCGATATTCAAGAAACACTTGATCTAGAATCGCTAAAAAATGTAGTTTTGCCTGTGAACTAATACCTGTTAGTTGACCGTGTTGTCTGGTTAAATTTCGCAGGTTTAGTAACTGTGCACCACGTTTTTTATATGGCTCTAACTCTTCTTTGATGACATCAGTCTTTACCTTTCTTAAACTCGAGCTTTTAGCTCGGTAAGAGACTAATGGATTAATAACGATTTATCGGTTCCCCTAATACTCCCTTATAGTGTCATAAGTTCGCTTGTTATTCGGGATCTTTGTCCCAACCAGCCCAAAGCATGTTTCTATAAGTAGGGGGTGAACTGTTTAGTTGACGGGGGCTAAATCCCACGAGTGCTTCGTTCTACTGCGACTACTTTAATCATAAGACCATATAAAAAATGGTCAACCAGCAATATTAACTGGTTGACCTTATAATACGAACGCAGTGCTTT
This genomic interval from Gottfriedia acidiceleris contains the following:
- a CDS encoding COG4705 family protein, whose amino-acid sequence is METKQKTINNLLNKVPEVTIYFWIIKVLCTTVGETFADFLNFNVGLGLGLTTVLMGVAFFISLFFQFKAKKYVPSIYWITVVLISVFGTLVTDNLTDAMGVPLETSTIVFSALLALTFLFWFLSEKTLSIHSIFTRKRELFYWLAILFTFALGTAVGDLYSEQLGLGYFKTGVTVIVIILCVFLAWKLLKLDGMLGFWIAYILTRPLGASLGDYLSQPKVNGGLGLGTTSTSIIFLVAILAIIVFLAVTKIDISLYIERIDENRSKNNIMTQTILALCIFLAVGIGGYIKLSSNVASTETTLSGQLTEFATIENKMLSDVNSKNFNLAKKDADSLEHQWDTSEAKLRKIDSTSWTKIDGTIDVVLAAARTSTPDANKCKSAINHSLAVINAANK
- a CDS encoding LysR family transcriptional regulator, translated to MNFEQMEHIVTVANEKSITKASEKLDISTSGLSQSISQLENELGIKIFNRTKRSITPTIDGKIVVSTATSIIKLINKMNNEINKNKNEKHLKIATTVGLNYHLQDTVLKYKLAHNDITFELAEVDSEDIVEVIIKEEYDFAITPDPLKRLKKLKNISNIQICKSHFCLGAGRSSPLYSLEYITPNDLKGVKLLTYRRSHLNLLCKLFNLSPNQVFLNSNRSRSIIEIAKESDAIFIAPKIFFVNNDLVINGDVKMIPVKENNQFFEIDYWLIYSEAKGLSNLASDFIKDFLEYIDEFCK